AACACAGTGGACAGCACATCCAATAAGCAACAAAGAACATACGTTTTCCTCCATATCTTTACTTGGAAGAAAATAATATGTAATCATAGTAACTGGATAGAGACGATTCAATCAACTTTCTCCCAATTCTCTCAAAAAGAAGCAAGCTTTTCCCTCCTAGTATTCAAAAAAACGGGGGAAGAAGAAGCAAACCTTCTGTCAAACCAGCACAAACAAAACATATAAATTTAACTTAAGAGAGGAAGCCCATCATACCACAACCCAATATCCTTCAGTTTCGGTTTTATCTTCACAAGTGTTAATGAAAAGATAGCACCAGTAAACTGAATAGGAATTTCAGTGTCACAGCTCCCTAGAAGCACACTAACCTCGATCTTGATGAAGCGGTCTATCTCAGCATCCATCCTCTCAATCTCTCGATCAATGTCATCATCAATCATAGGAAGAAGGAGTAGCGACGAATCCCCAGAGGAAGCCGCCACCCTCCGATCATCCAATGACAACCCCAGGCCAGTGGACACCGACCCGGTCTGCAGGAAATCGATGGACGATATCTGCGAGTTCTCCAGGAAGTCCTGCTCCTTGACCTTTTTCCTCCTCGGCTCCCACCAGTTCGATCCCCCATCAGCGGTCGGAACGGAGCCCGGGGCGAGTCCCACCACATGAACGACTACAAAAATAGGATTTTTAAGAAAGAATCAGGCCAGCAGGAATATGTGGATGAATCGAAACCCTTGCAATTTGGGGAAATGGTGGGATCAGGGGAGAGAGATTACAGGAAGGGTGGGATTGATCGGGGAGGCTCGTGGGGCTGAAGAAGGCGATTGGCCCGGTAGCCTGTCCATCGGCGCGCGCAAAGTTCCTGCTTTATTCCACGGATTGGTTATATTtcttgagaaagagagagggaatggcggaatagagagagaagaggggaggaagcGAAATGGGAGAGGAGATAGAGTTTTGGAATTTGGGAGGATTGGATTAGACCTGTAGGGATTGGGTGGCGGCTGAGGCTGAGGTGGCGGCGGCTGCTGGAGTTGATGCTGGTGGGGGAAGAAAGCCATGGCGAGAGAACGCGGAGAGCCCCGGAGGTGGTGGGGGAGGGTCGGGGAAAGGAGCCGCATGGTCCCTGACCGCAAATAGGATGGGTATCTAAataggatggcgaaggagctgtaTGGTCCCAGACAGCAAACAGCCGGTGTTTGCGTGCGTGTCGTGCGTGATTGCTGGGCTAAAACGCTGCATTGGTGGGGCCCACGTAATCCAATTTGAGCTGCTGTCATGCATCTGGATGCTTAATTTGTACCCCTCAGATGGAGAAGCCGTGAGGACAATGCTTGATTTGTGTTACATTTTGATGCTTTCATCTAATAATTCTTTTTATCTAGCTTTTATTATAGTAACAACGTTCACAattgtcccaaaaaaaaaaaagagattatcCTCACATTTTCCATGCATAAATGATTCTCTAAATTTCTCTCCAGTTATCTAAAGTTTTTCAATATTGTATTACAACATTTCCTGTCAAAATATTTACAACTACTTAAAGAAATTCTTATGAATTACAAGTTAATGTTGCTTCATGCTGCTATAAAgtgtcttccttttttttttttttttttgttattttcattatttgcttcttcaatatttattttaacatGAATGAATATAAAAGTACTTCAAAAATCTAATGTTTTAAAAGATATTAGTCTGAGTTCTTCGTTGGGCTATTGACGAAATGTTCTATTTTTTTGTCTGACTTTGAATGTTTACCGATATCTATATCCCACATATCAAACTTTTGGATGGTTTCAAATCTTTCACACTGCTTTTTCTTTGCGTGCCCCAACGATCTTTGACAGTTGTTGAACTGATTTTATACATATATCTTTAAAAGTGAATCTCAAATAATGGGTATAACTTTATGTAGATGAGTTTCCGACCATACAAAGTACGCGAGCAGTTCCAGTCAATCACACATACAGTAGCTGCGAATATTGAAACTCCTGAGATTTTGATCAGAACTGAACATAGACATCCACCACATAAAAGTCACATCCAATGATTGAGGAGAGAATGCTGCCATGCATAATTCAACTTAATAATTCGTCTTTCAGAAAGGGGTGATGAAGTTGTTAAACAGATGATGCATAATTATTAGACAGGAAGGAACAAAAAATAATAAACAGATACAACAAATACATCAGGTGCATATTTCATCCATTGCTAAGTATAAAtagctcaaatttttaataaacaaTAAATGATTCGAACAACTCAAACCATCTTGGAGTACTTGAACGCTTTTCCTATCACAGCCTTAAAATCTGAAGAATTCCGTTGACAAGAAGATCATAACATGAAATGAATACCCCACCCTCATCAAATATTATTACCAATGTCCAACAGTGGATTCAATCACCAAGCCTCATCCACTATTCGGTGAAAAGATAAATTCACTAATTTACCCCTTCCGAGCTGAGTTGAGTTCAGTACCcgttaattattaatcaattaaaaattaaaacaatTGACCCAATAAGGAATCTGTTCGACGGTGCATGCATGGTGTGGGAAATCTAAGACGTTAGAATCCTTCAAATAACAAAACGGAGCATCTGATCGATCACCACGAATATCCTTCACGAAAAAATGGGCAGTTGGAAAGCTACCTTCTATTCCACACATCATTATTGCTTTTTAGGATATCTCCAGTTGAAAGCAGAATTGTATGGTAGAAATACTCCAGGTAAGACCAACTTTTCCAAGTTGTATTAGAGTTTTACACTAGAGATACTCCATATAAAACCAAAAACCATAACATGCCACATGTCCACAACCTGAATTACAAGTTGCTGTGACGAAAGGAGCCATTTCAAACATATTGTCTTGATACAGAAAAGCAGAAAGTCTATTTGAACAGGTGGCAAACGATCCAGAAAGATGTAAAATTGCATTTAGCCTCCACAGCAGGATCCACATGCAGGAAGAGAACCTGAAACTCATAGTTGATAATCACATATTTGGAACTAAAAACCCAAAAAATACTAGATAAACAATAAAAACAGAAGACTTACTATGATCATTTCCTCTGAGATCAGCCAATGTACGTGGCCCACGgggaccaccaccaccaccaccatatgGACCCCTTCCAGGACCACCTCCAGGGCCACCGTCCCATTTCTTACTAGAGCCTGACCCTTTCTTGTATTCATTTGATTTTTCCATCTGCAAGACACAACCCTCGTTATAGACATCACCAATTTCTGGATGAAAATTCAGTCCGAGAGGATGGTCCATTTAATGACTCCAAAAAGAGAAGAACCATGAACCAAGCACATACCGAGAACATTGTCATAAAGAACACACTGATGAAATTCACAATGGCCCAGAAGAAATCTGATATTATGCTTAACCTCCAAACAGTCCGCTTTTGTTTCACAACACCTGTAGTACACGTGCAAAACAATCTGAGGCTATATATAACAATGACCAGCAATGAATATCTCAAAGGCTTTTGATATCATCATCaatgtttcaaaaaaaatactaCACACTCCAAGAGGCTAACATCTAcccattgataaattttttacactgatcataaaaaaaatatcattccagAAGATAGCTTGCAGTTTAACATAATGGTTACAGAAAAAGTGATGTTATATGACCATGCAAAATAATTACTTACTGCCAAAAGTGTCTAGTTCAATAGAATTGTCtataaaaaacaaaagaaaaaagccTCCATGTAATATTATAACGGGCTCAACAACATGGGTTGAATTAACTAAATGCAAGTCCTGAAAAGAAAATTGAAATCAAGAGGCAATTCACCATATGCAAACATTGGTTTTCAATTGATAAGGATACAAACACTCAATTCTTACGAATTATGGTTGTCAAATAGCCTCGGCGACTTTGGGTGATCCTATAGCCTAGGCAGTTATCTAGGCATCTAGGTGATTGCCCAGGTATGGACTTAGTACAAATACACTCAATCATTCTATGATCAAGTACTTCATTTTCACAATTAGATTTTTAAACATACCTTAAATTGTATCGTTGTAAACATAACCAAGTCAGTCCCTCTCAAAATATACTATAATTTGATAACCTTTTACTCAATAAATTATTAATCTACTAGAAATAATACCATGTATTATAGCTGTTTAGCCCAACAGGTGGAGTTTGGCAAGCTTCCTTAGTCATCCGTCTTGCTAGAGATTGGAGTTAAAGGTTGCAATTGTTGAATGAAAGGTATTTTTGTGGTtactttaatttattattttaacatTATAATTTTCCTTGAGGTTTAGTCCAAAGTTTCTCGTTCCCTCATCAATATATATGTGCCATACAAGAAAAAGATTGCAAGAAAATACTTTATATGGTGCATATTTTTGTATAATATAAAGATACAGATATCCATGAATCTAGTTATATATACACAAATATGTATATAGGTGCatgatttttttattgttaaCTTATACTTCATTCATATATACAAATTATGATTAAATATGTTCATATGCATTCATATATAGTACATAGTCACACATATATGTATCAATAATGTAGATAGAGTTGTATTTATATAAGCAAACTAATTCATTTAAGTTTACAGATTGAACCAGTACAATGTGTGCACAGATCTCACAAACCTATTCAACACTGATATTCATGCAAACTAAACCATCTTTAATTTATAAAGAATGTACGTGTGTAACATAGCAAAGATCATATATACTGAAATGCAAAGGTAATTTTTCCCATGAAAAACTCAGTTCCCATGCTGTGGTCACATTCTAGGTGGGCCAAAACTGAAATATGTTAGGTCTAACTATGTTGGCAGGAGGGTGACAACTAGTGCAGTTGATGAAGTCTTTGGCAGTTGGTACCAAGGATGTGAGTTCAAATCCTGTCCTCATCCTGATTTCAGCTAAGATTACTCCTTTCCTAGTTCTTCTTTGAAAAATGAACAAAAAACTGAAGTACTCCTTACTCAAAAGCCTTATTAGATGCCTCATCTCTGCATGACCAGCCAATCCAAGAGATCAAGTGTGGTTTATTTATTGTCTACATCACCGGTTTTTTATAGATTGATCACCCAGAGCTAGTACTCCACTAAACTGATGACAATTTAACTTACCTAAAAGAGCCACAAACCAGACTAACCCATGTCATCCTATACAGAAACCTAGAGGAAAATCAGACCCATGTATAAAGCTAAAAGCAAAACAGATCCATCAATGAAGATGAGATTTGGTCGAGGTTAGACAACAAATTTGTTCTATTCTGAACGAGAAGGACTGACTTATAAAATCAAATGTGAGGGATTTTGGTTGTCGTCTACATGATATGCATCATTTACTTACTTTCACCATTCAAAGGTGGATAGCTTGCCCTGGGAGCTTCTCTCAACCAAGACAACTATTCCAAGACATCAAAATGACCCAAGATAAAGCCACCACCATGGGACCCGAATGCACATTAGATTATATTTTGGCAACTTTGGGCTTCAGAGAAATTTAGAGGAAGCTAGCTTTTTGACATTGGCTTGGCAACCCTAGagcttaaatttataaattatttagagtTACGTATGCTAAATTGTCATCCTTAAAATGATGTAAAATATGGTCATTAATTCTTTTATGCtagaaaatatatacatatacatacatacacacattatgtatatacacacacatgcatatgTTCATCcaatacatatatgcatacattTTTTCAACAAGAAACCACCAAAAAAATATGCCTACAAGATCCCAGACAATGCAGTATATTTTAAatgaaatttgatttatttatttttagctGTTTGTTTCACTATCTACTGTTTttgttatatttaaatttttggatTTGTTTGTATGAAACTATTGAACCTAGAACTCAAACTACCAATAATGCTGAAATTGCCCAAACTGAAACCCACTCGATTCTTTGAAACCAAAAGTAATACTGAATCTTCAATTCTTGTTATCATAAAATTACTTCTAGGAACAAAGTGAAATTGAATTATATGATATATAAACGAGAGAATAAATAACTTGAAGAATGACTAAGCAGATGATATAGCTGACTGCAAAGCAACTGAAGAGGTGGTTCCATGAAACCTCATTCTGGAAAACAATTGCTAGTGGTACATCCTTTTCTTGCCACCTAATTTAGTAAGACCATTTGCATAAGTCATTGAATCCCCCATAAACATACTCGAAGAAGAATAAGGTTCACAATATTTGCaagattaatatataaattacatTTCAATGTGGACCTTTGGAATACCTCTATTTCCTTGATGATAAATGTGATTCCATATATCATACCATACTTTCTTCTATGTAGACTCTTCATATAGCCAGGGGAATCTTGATGGCTGCTCTACATTACATCTATCCACTAAGCTCACACCCTGTGGATGAAATAACTCTTCTTGGTTTTTCAGTTTGCTAACACTTAGAGGACAAAATTCCTTCACAGCATCCACAGACCATCCAATTACAACTAATCACAATTTCACCATTTAATTTTTCCAATAAAACTCTGAATCACTTACTAAATTTAGAAATTGACGAGAAAGAATAAACTTCACAACTTTCACAACTTCACATTTCCTTCACCCTCACTGGCACAGGGAACAACTTCCTTACATATGCGGATCACTTCTAAAACCTGACAAATGCTAACAGGTCCTAGGTTGACAAAAGAGCTACTACAAGGCTAAGATTGAGATAGTTTGCAGAAATTTAATATACAATGAAACTGTAATCCATATATATCTTAATGCAAATAAGCATCTGCATGCGTATACATGTGGGGAAAACATCAGTAAATCTTTTGTCTGGCTTGAGCATGTTTTCACCACTATAGCATGGGAGGCTAACAGGCATCAACAATGTACCAAAAAAATAGATCTACCATAAATTTGATCAATTGTTGATTTGAACTAATCTTTTTACAACGACTGCACGTTTCCTTGGAGAGGTGGAATCAAAATCAATGAAAGAATCAAATTTCATACCTCCAAGACGGGGTTTTCTAACTTTTTAATACCATAAACTTGTGGATTATTTTCTCTCCATattttgagagaatttttttttttcgggtaCATAAGGGACCAAATTTTTCAAGCAATACAAGCAAAAACGACGATTAATAACTCCGTGCAGATTTACAGCCAAAACGATTAAAGACACCAGAGATTGACGGATGAGAAGCATTCATTAGGAAAAAATTAGAAAGGGAAAGGATATATGAATCCAGAAAACCAAGTTTCCGAATTGGAAACATCAATCTCAAGCTCTAAAAAAGAAGTTGATCAACAAAAGAATTAACAAATTCGAGAACAATTATCCCAATCAAAACGAAAGAAACTTTTAGATCAGAAACAAGATTTCCTCCTGGAAATCGATGATTCCAACGGCAATCCTAGGGAATCGCAGATCTGATTCGATTTTTCAAAAACCAATTCGACAAAAAATCgagattttccttttttttttttttttttttttttttttgcgcaaAAAAAACCCTACCATTCTCGACGTATGCCATGCTCCCACCTCGGTCTCTGGATAAGTCTTCTCCGCGGCGTCGAAAGTTCCTCGCAAGGAAGGGGAAAACAAAGGAACTGCCAGCTCGGTCCGGCCAACCTGACCCGGATTCTCCAAAAGCCCTCTTGTACCCTACAGTATACGCAGGGCTGACAAAATATAATTCGGTCCGTCTgattcatatttaatttattataaataaatttaaatttaaattaattaaatttaaattataaataatttaatttatttaatttatttaataattaaattaaatttaaattttaaatatctgattcatttaatctatttaattcgtTTAATATCTAGATTGAGTTGAACcagataatctatttaatttatttaatatatagatTGGATTGAGACAgataacctatttaatctatttctgattcatttaatctgatctgtttaacctgtttaatctgtttaagacCTGTTTAATATgttcaaaatttatttaatttatttctgacccatttaacccgatctgtttaacctgtttaatctgtttaacttaatttgatcaatttaataaatagattaaacggatcagatcgaattatctgtttaataaataggtcggattcagttttgaatttttgatccatttaataaacagatcggatttggattgacgattttttgatctgataggTTTATGATTCGATCCGATCCGATTGATACCCCTGTCTGTATGATATCTTTCCATGCATGTTGcagacaaaaaaaaattaaaaataaaatatggtaaaAATTATAAATTCCCACCATAAGTCAATCTCTATCTCCAATTTCTTACATGCCTGCAAATAGGCCATTTAATATTAGGCTTCACagcttcttcaaaaaaaaaagaaaaagaaaaaaaaagttttaacATGATGATGTGCCCTCTGGAGGAAATGTCGATGGTTCattgatctctttttctttttttttttgtttgaaaaaaatattataatttattattcatataattatttattatgtatgtaaatttaaaaaatatttgatttacttttgaaattaaaattgaaatcaaaatagattgcaatagaaattcaaatgatcatatccttcaaaatatttgatttatgatCGAAATTaacattaaaattaaaatataaaaatttaaatttttagaataagtGAAGATTAGATTTTAAagaaatcaaattatttttattctatattaaaattgaAATAGAATTTCTTCCGACCCCGATCCTATACGACCTCTTTGTATGCAAGGGTTCTAGCTAACTAAGCTAATAAATTCGCAGCAGACCGCACGCTGTTTCTAATAAAAAATGAGTTTTGTTTCTTTCTCCAACGCAGCCTCTAAAGTAAAATCTTTTTCATTGACAACGCACCACCTTTGATTACATCCTAATTTGTTGTTGGTGCAAGCTCTTCTTCCAAGACTCAAGTATCTCTTGCGGGATAACATTTTTGAACTCATGGTAAAATACCTACGACCATTTGTTACACTGAACTAAATTTCACCCTCCATTAAGCCAATATTTATACCAACTTGACAGCCATATCTAATTTGTTTAAGAAAATCCCTTAATCTTTTACCATACCCATCCTAAGAGCAACATGCAAATAATGGATGCCCGCCGCTCTTACCGGTGTCGATACACTACACGGTTCCTGTTGGTATAATATTGTATCCGGAAACAATTTCGGTCCCATTAATGACTGAATGCCCTTGGGCATTCATTAAGTGCAACACCCTCATTACTTTATTAAGGAATTAAATTTTCTTAGTATTCCAGAACAACTTATACGTATTAATATATACCATTTACAACGATCTTTATGAAACATTATTATTCAAATCTATCAAATATATTTCACTGAAACAAAATTCTTAATTATTCAAATGGTGCCAAATAAGAAATAGCACAATATACATGCACAGAGTTTCTGCAGAGGCAATTTTAGAAAGTAGGTCATTCAAATGGTAAAATTAACTTATATTTACATGACCTATGAGAAAAAGATCACCTTAATGAATGCCCTTGCAAGCTTCTGCATTCATTAACATTTAAATCTGCCTGTACCAGAAAAAACATTTAAATTTCTGTCACTTCTAAATTCAGACGCCCATTCCATGCACAATGCACAGGGAATGTTCCACCTGCCACATGGCACAAATGGATTGGTGTAACGCATGCGAGTTAATGTGACACGCAATGGTTCTTGACTATTAAGTTGCCCCATATTATTTTACATTGCAAAACAAACTTATCAATCCTTAAAATAACCATGCCATGGTTTGCTTAATTGTCTGATCTCAAATAGTTAATCTGCCAATCTCTTCTGCAAGTCCAAAGACATCATGATGATACATACCATCAAGCAAGCTACCAACCATGGAATGTGAATAGAAACAGCAGTGCTCTCATAACAGCATAATACTCTATACTGCCAACAATCTTGAAGTTCACATACATAATTTCATTCATCAAGTCATCTTAAAGAGGTAATGATATTAGCATTGGCAAAATCTGCAAGAAGTCTTTTATAGCAGCAAGCATAGTTGTCTTCTCAAAAACAATAATTTCAAtttgtggaaaaaaaaaaaaacaatttcaGACAAATATTTCTTTGACGCTCAAACCAATTACAGCTAGTTAGCTGTCCATCACATGTcaaagatcacttggatttttgacGGTGTATTTGGGGAGACCGGTAGCATCCAAGCAGTGTCCTCCAAAGGTCAGAAGACCAGCTGAAGTAGCAAGAGTTTTGAACTTCCAAGAGTGCCTAATATATCATGTTCATGGACAGCAACAACAGCCATTAGCCACTTAGAAGTGATAGATAAGCTACATAGATTCTTCTGATAGATTCATCTGCTTCAAACAGCTTCATGATTTCACAGCAAGATTGATTCTTGATATTGATCCGTGTCTCTTAATAAACAACAATGCATCAGCCATTGTTCCTTCAGTCCCACGCTTGCATCTGCTTAATGTCATATGCTAAGCAGTCAGTTTTTCTGGAACATCTGGAATTCCCCACAATCCAAGTGATTATTCACCACAAATTCAAGCATGTACTGATAAAAGAGCTTTGATCAGCTCCTTTAAAATTCCAAGGCTAACAACCACAAATACCGATCATAAATTACTCCACCAGATTTTAGAGAATTATTAATATATTGGTACACAATGATATTAAAAGAAATTGGAATGGTGGCAAAATTGAGGGTCTAAGTCAGGAATGGTTGATGAGGcaagaaaattaataaaatatttaataacaaTCACCATCAAAATTGTAAAAGCATAGAAATATAGTATAGACACACAGATGTATAAAAATATGTATATACTTGCTGTCATTCTCAGAGTATTTTGTTATTTGATGAAATTGAAAAGAATGCATGttggaattttttatttttaagaagaaaataaaaaaaagaaccaTCATTTTAATATACATGAACACTTATATTAGCTAAGTAGACAAAAGCATTAAACCTTATTGCAAAGATAATGATAGGAAATGCCGTTACTCGTCTAATAAACTGCACATATTTTGAATGGTAAAGGTATGGTGTACCATGAATGCAAAAAGAACAAGGAGAGAAAAACTATATAGAGATCTTGTCTTCAGTAACCAAGTTTTGTCTTCCATCATCTATGTTCTGTAACCAGACTCCTCCCATCAATAACACCTTGATAGAATGCAAGAACTCCAACACCCCATGCcccacaagagagagagagagagagagagagagagagagattgcatCACATTACATCTCTTTGACTAACCTTGGTCCTCAAGTGTGAAATAGATTTTAGTTCTCGATTGGTTGATATGACCAGCTATGGAGTCCATGG
The sequence above is a segment of the Elaeis guineensis isolate ETL-2024a chromosome 7, EG11, whole genome shotgun sequence genome. Coding sequences within it:
- the LOC105048697 gene encoding BOI-related E3 ubiquitin-protein ligase 1, translating into MRLLSPTLPHHLRGSPRSLAMAFFPHQHQLQQPPPPQPQPPPNPYRNFARADGQATGPIAFFSPTSLPDQSHPSFVHVVGLAPGSVPTADGGSNWWEPRRKKVKEQDFLENSQISSIDFLQTGSVSTGLGLSLDDRRVAASSGDSSLLLLPMIDDDIDREIERMDAEIDRFIKIEVERLRQSILEKLQAKQFQTLANVEDSIHRKIREKEAEVEEINKRNMELEEQMKQLAMDVGAMQHRAKYNENMITHLKYSLDQVYAQRRDNKEGCGDSEVDDTASCYNGGVINFQLTCKENKNLKESMACKICRVNEACMLLLPCRHLCLCKECENKLSFCPLCQSSKFIGMEIYM
- the LOC105048698 gene encoding uncharacterized protein: MAYVENGVVKQKRTVWRLSIISDFFWAIVNFISVFFMTMFSMEKSNEYKKGSGSSKKWDGGPGGGPGRGPYGGGGGGPRGPRTLADLRGNDHSSLPACGSCCGG